In Pyricularia oryzae 70-15 chromosome 2, whole genome shotgun sequence, one genomic interval encodes:
- a CDS encoding hydrophobin — MQFSTIIATIFVAATGAVALPAEVQERQVPYTPCSGLYGSAQCCATDILGLANLDCGQPSDAPVDADNFSEICAAIGQRARCCVLPILDQGILCNTPAGVTP, encoded by the exons ATGCAGTTCTCCACCATCATCGCCACCATCTTCGTCGCGGCCACCGGTGCCGTTGCCCTCCCCGCCGAGGTCCAGGAGCGCCAGGTTCCCTACACTCCCTGCTCCGGCCTGTACGGCTCTGCTCAGTGCTGTGCGACCGACATCCTCGGCCTCGCCAACCTCGACTGTGGCCAGCCCTCAGACGCCCCCGTCGATGCCGACAACTTCTCCGAGATCTGCGCCGCCATCGGCCAGCGTGCTCGCTGCTGCGTCCTGCCCATC CTTGACCAGGGTATCCTCTGCAACACCCCCGCTGGTGTTACTCCGTAA
- a CDS encoding D-xylulose reductase A — MASATEGKSNLSFVLNKPHDVCFEERPMPKLASEHDVLVAVNYTGICGSDVHYWHHGSIGDFVVKDPMVLGHESAGTVVEVGSAVKTLQVGDRVALEPGYPCRRCRDCLAGRYNLCPEMRFAATPPYDGTLAGFWTAPADFCYKLPESVSLQEGAMIEPLAVGVHIVRQAKVSPGQSVVVMGAGPVGLLCAAVARAFGATTVVSVDIVESKLEVAKQIAATHTYLSQRISPQDNAKALIAAAGLEDNGGADVVIDATGAEPSIQTSIHAVRVGGSYVQGGMGKPDITFPILAFCCKEVTASGSFRYSAGDYRLAIDLVANGKVNLKALITETVPFDKAQEAFTKVSEGQVIKVLIAGPNEK; from the exons ATGGCGTCCGCAACAGAGGGCAAATCC AACCTCTCATTTGTTCTCAACAAGCCGCACGATGTCTGCTTCGAGGAGCGCCCGATGCCCAAGCTCGCCTCTGAGCACGACGTCCTGGTCGCCGTGAACTACACGGGTATCTGCGGCTCCGACGTCCACTACTGGCACCACGGCTCCATCGGCGACTTTGTCGTCAAGGACCCCATGGTCCTGGGCCACGAGTCAGCCGGCAccgtcgtcgaggtcggcTCCGCCGTCAAGACCCTCCAGGTCGGCGATCGCGTCGCCCTCGAGCCCGGCTACCCCTGCCGTCGCTGCCGCGACTGCCTCGCCGGCCGCTACAACCTCTGCCCCGAGATGCGCTTCGCCGCCACCCCGCCCTATGACGGCACCCTGGCCGGCTTCTGGACCGCCCCCGCCGACTTTTGTTACAAGCTGCCCGAGTCGGTCAGCCTGCAGGAGGGCGCCATGATCGAGCCGCTGGCCGTCGGCGTGCACATTGTGCGCCAGGCCAAGGTTTCTCCCGGCCAGAGCGTCGTGGTAATGGGCGCCGGACCCGTGGGTCTACTctgcgccgccgtcgccaggGCCTTTGGAGCCACCACGGTCGTCAGCGTCGACATTGTAGAATCCAAGCTCGAGGTTGCCAAGCAGATCGCCGCCACGCACACTTACCTGTCGCAGCGCATCTCGCCGCAGGACAATGCCAAGGCCCtgatcgccgccgccggcctcgAGGACAACGGCGGTGCCGATGTCGTCATCGATGCCACCGGCGCTGAGCCCTCGATCCAGACCAGCATCCACGCCGTGCGCGTCGGTGGCTCGTACGTCCAGGGCGGTATGGGCAAGCCCGACATCACCTTCCCCATCCTGGCTTTCTGCTGCAAGGAGGTCACGGCCAGCGGCTCGTTCCGCTACTCGGCCGGCGATTATAGGCTCGCCATCGACCTGGTGGCCAATGGCAAGGTCAACCTCAAGGCCCTCATCACGGAGACGGTGCCCTTTGACAAGGCCCAAGAGGCCTTTACCAAGGTCAGCGAGGGACAGGTCATCAAGGTTTTGATTGCTGGGCCCAATGAGAAATAG
- a CDS encoding kinesin-II 85 kDa subunit, protein MSSLREPSRRLPRASTASSAGASTTSRTGAIGRASVRPGVRAPSTSTRNVRLNHHSAIASRIDRSGAASPVESVSSMATTMTGGMKRKERDYEAAEVGLGEKTNINVVVRCRGRNDREVRENSAVVVSTEGVKGNVVELSMGPNALSNKSYNFDRVFSSAADQSMIFDDVVKPILDEMLSGFNCTIFAYGQTGTGKTYTMTGDMNETMGMLSDAAGIIPRVLQTLFNKLEIEESDNCVRCSFIELYNEELRDLLSADDGAKLRIYEDNAKKSTVVQGMEERHIVTAAEGIKRLQEGSLRRQVAATKCNDLSSRSHTIFTITVYVKRPGENGDDYVSAGKLNLVDLAGSENIQRSGAENKRAAEAGLINKSLLTLGRVINSLVDQGTHIPYRESKLTRLLQDSLGGRTKTCIIATISPAKSNLEETISTLDYAFRAKDIRNKPQIRTLMSKKTLLREFTAEIEKLRGELVTTRQRNGVYLSNEAYEEITVQNESRRILTEEQAAKIGTIEANLRGKVQELFDLTSSFMGLKKEHEGTRLQLDDTKELLDQTELVLSGTRKSLADETYLRKAHQETEEKLANIGSELIDTLGETVKHVSGLRAKNKRKSDLQSLNRSTWAMSQAQVADVTELVEDRISEFQKDQEDHISSVSERMQSFVKAELDKLSDTQNLLDQNLGKFEISKKELLDHKEQSKQEMDAVLEEIKVVRDHIKERVGESLEAIASAAERIAADVLSELGLFHNQLHTSFSSLGKDFKSIFEDLVKHLGAQRSESDRLRRQLEGASESLIQSNAATSARIQEIVAEERRQAAEERKQLLAQITQLINSQGETQELRLADKAALLNQDLLSSTKAFEGSVTQYSDGMGTWVEKDGRVMADINKSRENVKTKMKDDWAAANKHSTCIQATTKSVHAETVRVVEEQKRDLDVQMQDLDSFVTRARSQNSLHHSQHAASVHQLSQTVENSYAEISSHSKDAVERVRELGDEMEAEVDDIRAGLEPLDENVCQPLSNLRESIRDTLLQEYQPTGETPEKTQYTYPTELPRTAPHEMLLAGLNGGALDTPSKSAPAPPVVFSDFEETTVKRERSPSTSSAVSSGLREVNPNVSVTTSAIQFNPSASTMSLAPLSGTDNNSSTMPVYRRSTRSVSYNKDTLSKSTTGGKPPSVASGIDGRENVPPVGGFAASGRRKSPRLR, encoded by the exons ATGAGCTCCTTGCGGGAGCCGAGCCGCAGGCTCCCACGAGCGTCAACCGCTTCATCAGCCGGAGCCTCGACTACTTCACGAACAGGTGCGATCGGCCGGGCGAGCGTACGTCCGGGAGTTCGCGCCCCGTCGACGTCAACACGAAATGTTCGCCTCAACCACCACAGCGCAATCGCGTCTCGAATCGACAGATCGGGTGCCGCGTCACCGGTTGAATCAGTGTCGTCTATGGCCACGACTATGACCGGTGGCATGAAGCGCAAGGAACGCGACTATGAAGCGGCAGAGGTCGGCCTTGGGGAGAAAACAAACATCAACGTTGTCGTGAGATGTCGAGGGAGGAATGACCGTGAAGTGCGCGAGAACAGCGCGGTTGTCGTGTCTACCGAGGGTGTCAAGGGTAATGTCGTTGAACTCTCCATGGGACCCAATGCGCTGAGCAACAAGTCGTACAATTTCGATCGCGTTTTTTCATCGGCTGCCGACCAGAGCATGATCTTTGACGATGTGGTCAAGCCCATTCTGGATGAA ATGCTCTCTGGCTTCAACTGTACAATATTCGCCTACGGCCAGACTGGTACTGGTAAAACCTACACAATGACGGGCGACATGAACGAAACCATGGGAATGCTATCCGACGCCGCCGGCATCATACCGCGAGTACTACAGACACTCTTCAACAAGCTCGAGATCGAAGAATCTGACAACTGTGTCCGCTGCTCTTTCATCGAACTTTACAACGAGGAGCTACGAGACTTGTTATCAGCAGACGACGGAGCAAAACTCAGGATCTACGAAGATAACGCAAAGAAGAGCACAGTAGTGCAAGGAATGGAAGAGCGGCACATTGTTACAGCGGCCGAGGGCATAAAACGTCTTCAAGAGGGAAGTCTCCGCCGGCAAGTTGCTGCCACAAAGTGCAACGACCTCAGTAGTCGAAGTCACACCATCTTTACCATCACCGTTTATGTCAAGAGACCAGGCGAAAATGGAGACGACTACGTGAGCGCTGGGAAGctcaaccttgtcgatctggCTGGCAGTGAGAACATTCAGCGGTCAGGGGcggaaaacaaaagagcggcTGAAGCCGGCCTCATCAACAAGAGCTTGTTGACGCTGGGACGGGTCATCAACTCCCTTGTCGACCAAGGCACTCACATACCTTACAGAGAATCGAAACTAACACGTCTGCTCCAAGACTCTCTTGGCGGTCGGACGAAGACTTGCATAATCGCCACCATCTCTCCGGCAAAGAGTAATCTAGAGGAAACAATCTCTACACTTGACTATGCTTTCCGGGCGAAGGACATCCGGAACAAGCCACAGATCAGAACCTTGATGAGCAAAAAGACTTTGCTACGAGAATTCACTGCAGAGATTGAAAAGTTGAGAGGAGAGCTGGTTACCACGAGGCAACGGAACGGCGTGTACCTCTCGAACGAGGCATACGAAGAGATTACGGTACAGAACGAATCCCGCCGAATTTTGACAGAGGAGCAAGCTGCCAAGATTGGAACTATTGAAGCGAATCTAAGGGGCAAGGTCCAGGAGCTTTTTGACCTCACATCTTCTTTTATGGGGTTGAAGAAGGAGCATGAGGGTACACGGTTGCAGCTCGACGACACCAAGGAGCTGCTCGACCAAACAGAGCTTGTGCTGAGCGGGACCCGAAAATCCCTCGCTGATGAAACATACCTCCGAAAGGCCCATCAAGAGACTGAGGAGAAACTTGCCAACATTGGAAGTGAACTAATCGACACTCTCGGCGAGACAGTCAAACATGTCAGCGGGCTGCGTGCCAAGAACAAGCGCAAGTCCGACCTGCAATCACTCAACCGCAGCACCTGGGCCATGTCGCAAGCTCAAGTAGCCGATGTGACAGAGCTGGTCGAGGATCGCATCTCCGAGTTCCAGAAGGACCAGGAGGACCACATCTCCAGCGTGTCTGAGCGCATGCAAAGTTTTGTGAAGGCAGAATTGGACAAACTCTCGGATACCCAGAATCTACTTGATCAGAATCTGGGCAAGTTCGAAATTTCAAAAAAGGAGCTTCTCGATCACAAGGAGCAATCAAAGCAAGAGATGGATGCCGTGCTTGAGGAGATCAAGGTGGTCAGGGACCATATCAAGGAGCGAGTTGGCGAGAGCCTCGAAGCAATCGCAAGCGCAGCCGAGCGGATAGCAGCCGACGTTCTGAGCGAGCTTGGTCTCTTCCACAATCAGCTCCATACATCATTTAGCAGTCTCGGCAAAGACTTCAAGAGCATCTTCGAGGACCTTGTCAAGCATCTTGGAGCTCAGAGGTCGGAGTCAGATAGACTTAGGCGCCAGCTGGAAGGAGCGAGCGAGTCTCTGATTCAATCCAATGCTGCAACATCCGCCAGGATCCAGGAGATCGTGGCGGAAGAAAGGAGAcaggccgccgaggagcGCAAGCAGCTGCTGGCACAAATCACGCAACTTATCAACAGCCAAGGGGAGACGCAGGAACTCAGGCTGGCTGATAAAGCAGCTCTGCTCAACCAAGACCTACTAAGCTCGACAAAGGCCTTTGAGGGCAGTGTGACGCAATACTCGGATGGCATGGGCACCTGGGTTGAGAAGGATGGTCGGGTTATGGCAGACATCAACAAGTCGCGCGAGAACGTAAAGACCAAGATGAAGGATGATTGGGCC GCTGCCAACAAGCACAGCACATGCATCCAAGCGACTACCAAGTCTGTACACGCCGAGACTGTCCGTGTTGTTGAAGAGCAAAAGCGCGATCTCGACGTCCAGATGCAAGACCTCGATAGTTTCGTCACTCGTGCCCGATCCCAGAACTCACTTCATCACTCCCAGCATGCAGCTTCGGTTCATCAGCTCTCGCAGACGGTCGAAAACTCGTATGCAGAAATCTCATCACACTCTAAAGACGCAGTGGAGCGTGTCAGAGAGCTTGGCGATGAGATGGAGGCTGAAGTTGACGACATCCGTGCTGGTCTGGAACCCCTGGACGAGAACGTTTGCCAACCACTCAGCAATCTGCGCGAATCAATTAGGGATACGTTGCTGCAGGAGTACCAGCCGACGGGTGAAACCCCCGAGAAGACTCAGTACACCTATCCCACTGAGCTTCCGCGTACGGCTCCACATGAGATGCTCCTAGCCGGGCTCAATGGTGGTGCTTTGGACACGCCGTCCAAGAGCGCGCCCGCTCCCCCTGTGGTCTTTAGCGACTTTGAAGAAACAACGGTGAAGAGAGAGAGGTCGCCGTCAACCTCATCAGCCGTGTCGAGTGGCTTGAGGGAGGTTAATCCGAACGTCAGTGTCACAACGAGCGCTATTCAATTCAACCCTTCGGCTAGCACCATGTCGCTGGCGCCTCTTTCGGGCACGGACAACAACAGCTCGACGATGCCCGTATACCGGAGAAGCACTAGGTCGGTGTCATACAACAAAGACACATTATCAAAGTCAACTACCGGTGGCAAGCCACCATCGGTTGCATCAGGAATTGATGGGCGCGAGAATGTGCCCCCAGTTGGTGGTTTTGCTGCCAGCGGGAGAAGGAAGAGCCCCAGGCTCAGGTGA